One part of the Quercus lobata isolate SW786 chromosome 7, ValleyOak3.0 Primary Assembly, whole genome shotgun sequence genome encodes these proteins:
- the LOC115952530 gene encoding probable carboxylesterase 15 codes for MGSLPQIVEDCMGVLQLFSDGTVFRSENINFKDPVVHDNSVLFKDCPFDEKLNLHLRMYKPTSTKINGSINTNKLPIIVFIHGGGFCVGSRTWPSSHNCCVRLASGLDALVVAIDYRLAPEHRLPAAMDDAVSAVKWLQWRSQNLSDGGDDEWWSGTFDFDRVFIVGDSSGGTIAHHLAVRFGSGELDPVGIRVRGFVLLAPFFGGEVRTKSEEGPSEELLTLEILDRFWRLSLPAGENRDHPFANPFGPASPRLESLALDPVLVVVGGSELLKDRAEDYAKRLKELGKKIEYVEFEGKQHGFFTHDPFSEVANEAIQIIRRFMLENSN; via the exons ATGGGTTCACTCCCTCAAATAGTAGAGGATTGCATGGGAGTTCTCCAACTTTTCAGCGACGGCACCGTTTTCCGTTCTGAAAACATTAACTTCAAAGACCCTGTTGTCCACGACAACTCTGTCCTCTTCAAAGACTGTCCCTTTGACGAAAAACTAAACCTCCATTTGCGTATGTACAAGCCCACCTCAACAAAAATCAATGGTAGTATTAACACTAATAAGCTCCCCATCATTGTGTTCATCCATGGTGGTGGCTTCTGTGTTGGCTCACGCACGTGGCCCAGCTCTCACAACTGCTGTGTCCGCCTTGCTTCCGGCCTTGACGCGCTCGTCGTGGCGATTGACTATCGCTTGGCGCCCGAGCATAGGCTTCCGGCTGCTATGGATGATGCAGTGAGTGCAGTGAAGTGGTTACAGTGGCGGAGCCAGAATTTGAGtgatggtggtgatgatgaATGGTGGAGTGGTACGTTTGACTTTGACCGTGTTTTCATAGTGGGAGACTCGTCAGGTGGGACTATTGCCCATCATTTGGCGGTCAGGTTCGGGTCGGGTGAACTGGATCCGGTGGGAATACGGGTACGAGGTTTTGTGTTGCTGGCGCCGTTTTTTGGTGGAGAGGTTCGGACAAAGTCAGAGGAGGGGCCATCTGAAGAATTGTTGACCTTGGAGATACTTGACAG GTTTTGGAGGCTGTCGCTACCAGCAGGTGAAAATAGAGACCATCCATTTGCGAACCCATTTGGACCTGCGAGCCCGAGGCTTGAATCCCTGGCACTTGACCCTGTTTTAGTCGTTGTAGGGGGCAGTGAATTGTTGAAAGATAGAGCCGAGGACTATGCCAAGAGGTTAAAAGAACTCGGAAAGAAAATTGAATATGTAGAGTTTGAGGGAAAGCAACATGGTTTCTTCACTCATGATCCGTTCTCAGAAGTCGCAAATGAAGCCATTCAAATTATTAGACGATTCATGCTTGAAAATTCTAACTAG